In Macadamia integrifolia cultivar HAES 741 chromosome 5, SCU_Mint_v3, whole genome shotgun sequence, a single window of DNA contains:
- the LOC122078655 gene encoding thaumatin-like protein 1b, whose amino-acid sequence MESRVHTPLLFALLLALVSGGLSVTFTFKNNCGYTVWPGTLAGSNSAQLSSTGFELASGASNSIDVSAGWSGRFWGRTYCSSSTGTFKCQTADCGSGQVACNGAGATPPATLAEFTIGSSSSDQEYYDISLVDGFNLPLSVTPQGGTGSCQSVGCSANINSVCPSELSVKGSDGSTIACKSACDAFGSAQYCCTGSYNTPQTCPATNYSKIFKDQCPQAYSYAYDDQTSTFTCTGANYLITFCP is encoded by the exons ATGGAGTCTAGAGTACACACCCCACTTCTCTTCGCCCTCCTCTTGGCCCTTGTCTCAG GAGGCTTGTCAGTTACCTTCACGTTCAAAAACAACTGTGGGTATACAGTCTGGCCAGGGACATTAGCGGGATCTAACAGTGCTCAACTTTCTTCAACTGGTTTCGAATTGGCCTCTGGAGCTTCAAATTCCATAGATGTCTCAGCTGGATGGTCCGGCAGGTTCTGGGGTCGAACGTATTGCTCATCTTCAACTGGAACTTTTAAATGTCAAACTGCAGACTGTGGCTCCGGCCAAGTTGCATGCAATGGGGCAGGAGCGACTCCACCGGCCACCTTGGCAGAATTCACCATAGGGAGTAGTAGTTCAGACCAGGAATACTATGATATCAGCCTTGTTGATGGATTTAACTTGCCACTCTCGGTGACTCCACAAGGTGGAACTGGTAGTTGCCAATCAGTGGGATGTTCAGCTAATATCAACTCGGTTTGCCCGTCGGAGTTGAGTGTGAAGGGGTCTGATGGGAGTACGATTGCTTGCAAAAGTGCCTGCGATGCATTTGGCAGTGCTCAGTATTGTTGCACTGGCTCCTATAATACGCCTCAGACTTGCCCAGCCACCAACTACTCCAAAATCTTCAAGGACCAGTGTCCCCAAGCCTACAGTTATGCATATGATGATCAGACAAGCACATTTACATGCACTGGTGCTAATTACCTCATCACCTTCTGCCCTTGA